Within Mongoliitalea daihaiensis, the genomic segment GAGGTTGAAGAAGATTTAAAGGTAATTCCTTTTGACTATCTGGGACTCATGCAACCTTCTTTACTGTTAGGCAATCGATCCGAGTTCCGACTGGGAGAAGAGTTTGCAAAAATAATTACCAAGCCAATGGTATGGTTTAACATTTATAAAAAATACAGACCAATCTACGACCATCAAGTTGCAAAAGCCATGCTTGATCATGCCAATCAGGCAAAATCCGTTAAAGTTCAAGTGATTGCAAACGCTGAAATGGTTATGTATTGATATGATAGCAGTTATTCAACGGGTTTCAGAATCCACTGTATGTATTAATGGGGAGATTAAAGGTATTATTGGTGCAGGTCTGATGATCTTACTGGGTATTGAGGAAGCGGATGCACAGGATGATATGGATTGGTTGAGTAAAAAAATTGTCCATCTGCGAATCTTCCCTGACGAGCAAGGGGTGATGAATAAAAGCATATTGGACTCTGGAGGCGATATTTTATTGATTTCTCAGTTTACCCTGCTTGCTAGTACCAAAAAAGGCAATCGCCCTTCCTACATCAAAGCGGCAAAACCTGATACTGCTATTCCTATGTATGAGCGATTTATCCAAGTTTTGGAAAGTGATTTAGGCAAAGCTATCCAAACAGGAGAATTCGGGGCAGACATGAAAGTTTCGTTGATAAACGATGGGCCAGTTACTATTATCATCGACAGTAAAAACAAAGTTTAATGTTGCTACAGTTTCACCAAGTGAGCGTTCATCATGGACAACAGGTCTTGTTTGAAAACCTGAATTTTACTTGGAATGAAAGGGAACATTGGGCAATCATTGGAGATCAAGGTCAGGAGCTGACCGATTTTTTACAGTTATTATTGGGAAACCGATCAGTGGTATCGGGTAAAATTGAAAGGCCCTTTGTTCGTACGTATGCTCTTGACAAAGGCAGTCTAGGAGAGGTTTTTTCTTTTCGGGATTTAATTGCTTATGTAGGGCAGGAGTATCCGTTTCGAAACAAATCCAATCTTCAAAATTTTTACTACCAACAACGATTCAATTCTATGGATTCTGAGGACACCGTTTCGGTGGAAGATTATCTGAAAAATACCCCCAAGCGAAGTGGTTATTGGACACTTTCTCATGTAATTCAACTGTTGCGCTTGGAGCACCTGCAAAAAGAATCCCTGATCAAGTTATCTAATGGAGAATCTAGGCGATTGGCTATAGCCTCGGCTTTGATGCAGCAGCCCAAACTCTTGCTAATGGACCATCCTATGACTGGATTAGACGTGCAAACAAGGGCTTCATTTAATCAAATTCTTCAGGCAATTCAAGCAGCGGGTGTACATATCCTGATGAGCACCATCCCTTCTGAAATCCCGGAATCTTTGACGCATATTGCCATGCTTAAGGACAGGTTTTTGGAAGTAGTGGATAGAAAATTTATTCAACGAATTTCATTCAAAAAAGAGGATCCTTATCCTTTACTAACGAAGGAAAAACTTCGAGATTTATTTGAACCAAAAAATTATGCACCTGTACAATCTTTGGTTCGATTAGAAAAAGTATCTGTACGCTATGGGGAAAAATGGATTTTACGAGAACTGTCTTGGGAGGTAAAACCTGGAGAGCGTTGGCTATTAAAAGGACCTAATGGATCTGGAAAATCTACGCTGATAAGCTTACTCATAGGTGAACACCCTCAAGCTTATGCCAACCATATTGTGTTATTTGACCGCAAACGGGGTACAGGAGAGAGTATTTGGGAAGTGAAAAAGCCCACAGGTTTTGTAGCCCCGGAGCTCAGTCGTTTTTTTCCCAGAAATCAAACAGTTTGGAAAGTACTGCTGTCCGGATTTTACGATACCATGGGCTTGTTCAAAAAGTCAAATCCAGAACAGGAATTAAAAGCTTCTCAATGGTTGGGGTTTTTAAAGCTGAATTCTAAGGCACACATTCCCTTTCAACAGTTACCATTAGCGGATCAGCGGATTCTACTACTAGCTCGAGCCTTGATAAAATCCCCACAACTATTAATTGTAGATGAAGGTGCACAGGGGTTGGATATTGAACAGCGGACGCGATTTAAATTTTTATTAGAGGCTGTATTAGAATTATCTTCCGTCGGATTGATTTATGTATCACATTATGAAGAAGATATACCCCGTGGAGTTACAAAAATACTAGAGCTTAAGCCGAGTTAAGGTTTTTGAATATCTTTTGGAAGAGTGGGAAGTGTAATGATTTCTTTCAACGTTCCATTAGCCTTTAACTTAATGCCAGTAAGTGCTAATCCTCTAAAAGCAGCTGTATCAATGTTCCATGAATTTGATTCTTGATTATACTGAGGCTGACCGGTAAGGACTGGCGTGTGTCCATGGATTTGCAATCTGCCTATGTTTTTCAGGGGTTTTCTATTCCACAATACAGACTCAGTATGATTGGAATGGTACAAATCAGGATGAAAACTACTGACTCCTGCATGAGAAATTAATACCTCTTTATTTTCCCAGTAAAAAGGGAGAGTATTGATCCAATTGGCATAAAATTCTATATCAAGTTCCGATTTTTCAAATTGCGCCAAGGTTTCTTGACCACCATTGTAAAGCCAATGATCCAGTTTGGGCTCATGAATATGTTCCAACAGCAATTGCTCGTGATTGCCACGAATGAAATGTACGGAACGCTTGAATGTGTTTTTCAATTCAAAGGCCAATCGAATGGTTTCGGGAGAAAAGTTTCCACGGTCAACCAAATCACCTACCTGAATTAATTGCTCTTTTTTTGGATCCCATTGATCCATGAGCGTCAAATAAGTGTGGAAACAACCGTGCACGTCTCCGATTACAAACAAATCCATCATGATCAATTGCCACTAAATTTTCCGCAATATACATTTTTAGCTAGGTACAGAAAAAAGGTACTTGATTTATGTGCGAAAAAGTATGTAAATTGTTGAGCTTCAATACATCCTTTTAAACAATTAACATTTATGTAAGTTAATCAAACAATTGCAAATTCATTCATCATGCGACAAACCTATTTTATCTTTGCTATTGCCATACTCATCCTTAGTTGTGCATCCCAAAAAGACTTCGTAGCAGAATATGATTTTAATTATTCTGGAAATTTCAAAAAGTACAAAACCTTTAATTTTGTAGTGAATGCTATTCCTGAGGATAGCATTGCTTATTTTGAGGCCATAGAGCGTACAATTACCTCGCGATTGGGTTCACAGGGGTTTAGATTGGACCAGAATAGACCAGATTTATTGATCAATTACAAAGTTTTCAATGATTCAGTCAAATACAGAGGGTACGAGCAACCTAATTTTGATTACTGGCTCAATAGACGTACTGGAACCGTAGAATTGACAGAAGAAGAGGAGTTGCGCCAACGTGAAAAAGATGAAACATACAATCGTGTAAAGTTTGTAGAAAAGAATGGTTTGCTTGTAATTTATGTAATTGACAATAAAAAAGGGAATACTATTTGGCAAGGGTATACTGCTGGAACATTTGATATGTATGCGGCAGATGGACAATCAGATCTCACCAAAGCCACTTATCGAATTATGGATCAGTTTAGATTAGTGACAAGAAATTGAATTAGTCACGATTTTTAAAATCTTTATCCGCTCAGCTAACTGGTTTGTGAGAATTTAGTTTTGGCTGTTTAATGGTTATTTTGAGTGTTTAGAGACTCAATTAGGATATCTTTTCTGATACTTATGCGTAAATTCAAACCATGCTTTTGCAGGCTTGCAGCATAAAGGTTATCTTTGCAGCCTCATAAAAAAAGAAGCACATGATTTCTGTAGATAATCTTTCCCTCAAGTTTGGCAAACGTACCCTTTTCGAAGATGTAAATCTTAAATTCACTCCGGGTAACTGTTACGGTGTGATTGGGGCCAATGGTGCCGGGAAATCCACTTTTTTAAAAATTCTCTCCGGTGACCAAGATAGTACCTCAGGAGCTATTAACATTACCCCGGGTCAACGCATGGCTGTGTTGAAGCAGAATCATTTTGAATTTGATGAGGTGGAAGTCTTGAAAGTAGTGCTGATGGGACACCACAAGCTCTATGCCATCATGGAGGAAAAAGACGCCATCTATATGAAGGAGGATTTTTCAGAAGCAGATGGCATCCGAGCATCAGAATTAGAAGCAGAATTTGCAGAAATGGACGGATGGAATGCGGAATCCGATGCAGCAGCCTTGCTTTCTGGTCTAGGTATTACCGAGGATTTACATTACCTACAAATGAAAGAATTAGCAGGTAATCAAAAGGTAAGGGTCTTATTGGCACAAGCACTTTTTGGTAATCCTGATATCCTGATTTTGGATGAGCCTACCAACGACTTAGATGCGGACACTATCAATTGGTTAGAAGATTTTTTGGTGAATTTCAAAAATCTAGTAATTGTAGTATCCCACGATAGGCATTTCTTGGACGCTGTTTCAACGCATATTGTGGACATTGATTTTGGAAAAATTCGTATTTATTCAGGTAACTATACGTTCTGGTATGAGTCATCCCAATTGGCTGCCAAGCAAAAATCTGATCAAAGTAAAAAAGTAGAGGAAAAGCGAAAGGAATTACAGGAGTTTATTGCCCGATTCTCTGCTAACGTAGCAAAGTCCAAGCAAGCTACTGCACGAAAGAAAATGTTGGAAAAGTTGAATGTTGACGAGATTCAACCTTCTACCCGAAAGTATCCAGGTATCATCTTTAAACCGGAAAGAGAAGCTGGAGATCAGATTTTTATGACCGAAGGGTTGGAGTTAAAAGATGACAATGCTATTTATTTTACCGATGTTAATTTGATGGTGGATAAGGGAGATAAAATTGCCTTTATCTCCAAGACCAAACAAGCAGTCAACAAATTCTTTCAAACGATTATGGATGAAATCCCTGTTCAAAAGGGTTCATTCCGATGGGGTGTGACGATCAATAAGGCTTATTTGCCAAACGATAACTCCAAGTTTTTCCAGACTGATTTGAATCTCATCGATTGGTTGAGACAGTTTTCTACCAATCAGGAGGAGGCATATGTTCGGACTTTCTTGGGAAGAATGCTCTTTACAGGGGAAGAAACCTTGAAAAAATCATCGGTTCTATCCGGGGGTGAAAAAGTGAGATGTATGGTGTCACGTATGATGCTTCAAAACCCAAATTTATTGGTCATGGATGAGCCAACCAATCACCTAGATTTGGAATCAATTACTGCTTTTAATAACGCCGTAATCGAGTTTAATGGAACCGTCCTATTAAGTTCTTATGACCATGCATTTGTCTCAACGACAGTTAATCGGATCATTGAATTTACTCCTAAAGGAACCATAGATCGACGCATGCCTTATGATGATTATTTGGCATCTGAAGAAATCAAGGCTTTGAGAGCGAAGATGTATGATTTGAAAGGATGAAGGCTTGAGGGAGAATCAAGAACCAAGAAATTTCAGGACGTGACATATTTATCCTAATAGAAGAGGGGGTGCTATAGAACGAAGAATTGAGAATGATTTAAATGATTAAGTCGAGGGTAGAAGAGAAATAATGGTAAAAACCTCTGAAAAACCTGGTAGGTTTTTACTGACTTAGGTTCTGATTTAAAGCCAGTTAAACTATTTAAAAACTTGCCAGGTTTAACAAATGGCGTTAATAATGTACCAAGTATAGATTCATGTAAAAACAAAGAATAATCGTATTTCTATAATTAACTGAACCGTTGACACTCTCTAACGAATCACCATCCATTCTTAACCCCTCATTAAAAGTACTCACTATTCATCATGCACTGCTCACTGCTCACTAAGCACTGTTCACTGTTAACTAATCACTCCTCGTATTGCTACTAACCGCCATTGTAATATACCTGTTGATTACTGTCCTGATAGGGGCTTGGTCGTCGAAGTTGGTGAAAAACTCCAATGATTTTGTATTGGCGGGTAGACAGTTACCCTTGTTTTTATCGGCATCGGCTTTATTTGCTACATGGTTTGGTTCAGAGACGATTTTTGGGGCATCCTCTGAATATTTGGAACATGGTCTCCAAGGCGTGATTGAAGATCCATTTGGAGGTGCTTTGTGTTTGATTTTATTTGGGGCATTTTATCTGAGGCCTATGTATCGAATGAATGTGCTGACCATAGGGGATGTTTACAGAAAGCTTTTTGGTCCCCGGGTGGAGTTCTTTGCTTCCATTTTTATGATCCCTTCCTATTTCGGCTATGTGGCAGCGCAATTAGTGGCATTGGCCTTGATTTTTACTTCGGTTTCGGATTTGACAATTGCACAAGGAATTCTGATTTCTGCTGGTATTGTGGTTTTTTACACCTTCTTAGGAGGTATGTGGGCAATTTCGATCACTGATTTTATCCAAACCACCTTAATTGTAGTTGGGTTGGTTTGGGTGGCTGTATTGGTTGCCGAAAAGGCTGGAGGAGTCATGCCGATTTTAGAATCAGCACCAGAAGGAAGCTATCAGTTTTTACCGGATATGAATGGTATTTCCTGGCTGAATTACCTCGGTGCATGGATGATTTTGGGAATTGGCAGTATTCCCTCCCAAGATATATATCAGCGAGTGATGGCATCCAAGAGCGAAAAGGTAGCAATACGATCCACGTATTTGGCAGGAGCATTTTATGTGACGATTGGCTTACTGCCTTTGTTCATTGCGTTGGGCGCTAAGTTTTTGTATCCCGAGATCTATTTGGAAAATAAGCAGTTATTACTTCCAGAAATGGTCCTGAGGCATTCGGGTCTACATGTGCAGGTTCTATTTTTTGGTGCTTTGATTTCGGCTATCATGAGTACTACTAGTTCTGGTCTGCTGGCACCTTCAGCTATTATCTCTGAAAATCTCATTCGTCCTTATTTCGGTTCAAAACTAAAGGATTCACATTTTTTATGGATTCTGCGTTTAAATATTGTTTCAGTTGCAATAGTTGCTACCTTGATGGCCCATTGGAAAACGAATATCTATGAACTCGTTGCTGGAGCTTCTATTTTAATGATGGTGTCGCTATTTGTCCCATTGACAGCGGGTCTGTACTGGAAAAAAGCCTCCGAAATGGGCGCTCTAATGTCGATAGTTCTTGGAATGATTGCTTTTCTCGGCTTTTCTTTGGTAGAAGAGCTACCTATATACCCACACCTTCCCGCACTTGGTATCAGCGCGCTAAGCATGGTAGTGGGTTCTTATATTTTCCCTCATAAACCCAAAACTCATGTTACCATATCCCATCATTAAATTAGGCAAAAGCAAAGAAATTTCTCTTTTTCGTAGACATCATTGGGTGTTTTCTGGAGCCATTTTGGAAAAAGACGAAACTCTCAAAAATGGAGACTTGGTTCAGGTTCATAGCTTTAAAGGTGAGTTCTTAGGAGTTGGGCACTTTCAGTATGGTTCCATCATGGTAAGGGTCATCAGTTTCCAAGAAGAATTGATCGATGCTGCTTTTTGGGAAAAACGTTTGATGGATGCTTACCAAGTTAGGAAAAGCATTGGTTTGGTAGATTCTAATATAACCAATGTGTACCGGTTGATCCACGGAGAAGGGGATGGTTTTCCTGGATTAATCATTGATTTTTATAATGGGACGGCAGTTATTCAATGTCATCAGATTGGCATGTACAAACATGTAAAAGAAATTGCACAAGCATTGAAGGTAGTTTACAGTAGTTCACTTGATTGCGTATATGATAAAAGTGCGGAGACTTTGCCTAAAGGAACAGGAGTGGAAAACCGGATTGTACTAGGCGAACCAAAAACCACTCAAGTATTGGAACATGGATGTATCTATGAAATTGATTGGGAAAAAGGACAAAAAACTGGATTTTTTGTAGATCAACGTGAAAATAGAAATTTATTGGGATCCTATTCAAAAGGGAAAAAAGTACTCAATACATTCTGCTATTCAGGGGGTTTTTCAGTAGCATCTCTGAAGGCAGGTGCGACAGAGGTACACTCCGTTGATATTTCAACCAAAGCCATTGAATTAACTGATAAAAATGTGGCTTTAAATGTAGGTTTTGAAGGAAAGCATCAATCCATCGTAGCAGATGTGGTCAAGTATATTCGGGATATTGAATTGGATTACGATGTCATTGTTTTAGATCCACCTGCTTTTGCCAAAAATATAAAGTCTAGGCATAATGCTGTCCAAGCCTATAAGAGATTGAATGCCGAAGCATTGAAGCGGATTCAGAAAGGAGGAATCCTATTTACCTTTTCTTGTTCTCAAGTAGTGGATAAAAAGTTATTTTCCGATACCATTACTGCTGCCGCTTTTGAAGCTAAAAGGAATGTACGAATCTTACATTATTTGTCTCAACCGGGAGACCACCCAATCAATTTGTTTCATACGGAAACGGAGTATTTGAAAGGTTTGGTCCTCTACGTAGAGTAAAACGTTAAGGAATGAAATTAGCAGGACTTATGAAAAAATAGAACATGAAACCTGTTAGCACAATAGAAATAAGCAAGCTGATCAACATAATTCGTCCATAATAAAAGACAGGCCTTATTTCCCCTTTTTTATCTTGGATAAAGGTTTTGCTGAAAGGGAAAAAACCTTGGGAAAGTGCAAGACTTGTTAGAAAATAAATGCTTAATAAAAAACCAATTGTAAAGTAATATTCCATAACTCAATCAAAAGATTCTCAAGTTAGTATATTTTCTAGCATCAACAATTACTTTCCCCCAAAAGTAATAATTTGGTAACAGAATTTTGGCTCATATCATTGGTGGGTTAAAACAATTTGGTGGTATCTCTAGTGAAACATCATTTCGTAGCATAGTATTTTTGGCATGATTTTTTGAACAAAGTCTATCTAAAAGGTGTCAACTTAGCGGTAAGTTAACTTGCAAAGTAATATCTTTGGAATTAGTAGTTTAACCAAATAGCATCATTATCAAGCGATTTTTCTACAGACTTTTGAAAATCTTAGGAGGCATCCTTGCCTTTTTGGTACTATTTATTGGTTTGACTCTGCTTTTTATCCGTTCCCCTTGGGGGCAAGAGATCATTACTTCCAAAGCTGTGGATTATCTTTCTAAGAAAACAGGTGCTGAAATCAGTATAGGAAGACTGTTTATTACCTTTTCTGGAGACTTGTATTTAGAGGATTTATATGTGAGTGATGTCAAAGGTGATACCTTGTTATACTCCGGTTCTTTAGAGACTGGGATAGCCATCCGACCATTGATCCAATCAGGGGAAATTACTGTTACTAGATTAGAATGGGAACGTTTGGTCGCAAGGGTTAGCAGGTCTGATGATAGCGACACTTTTAATTTTGATTTTTTAATTGAGCCATTTGTTGGTGAATCGAATCAGGAGGAAGTTAGCCCCTTATTAGAAGAGGATACTCCAACTGATTTTCCTGAAATCAACTTACCGATTGTTTCTATCAAAGACATAGATGTGGTGTATAATGACCAATGGTTGGGGATAAATGCCTCCATTCAATGGGATGTTTTTCGATTAGATGCTCAAACAGTCGATTTGAATCAAATGAATTTTGATCTGAATGAAGTGCTATTGCGTGAAGCGACTATACGCTATATACAATCTAAACCATTTGAACCAGCAAGCGAAGAAACAGAAGAGGCATCGGCATCTTTACCATTAATTGCCTTGCAGAATGGGACATTGAATAATGTAGCGCTATTCTATGAATCTATTCCAGATGGTATCTTAGCAAATGTCAACATTGGAGACTTTAAACTTCAATTACCTGAAGCAGACTTAGAAAGTCAAAATGTTTTAGTCAAATTGATTTCTTTAGAAAATTCTACAATAGATTTAGTTCTAAAGACTACTGAAGAAAGTAGTTCCACCACATCTGATTCATCTGCTGAGTTTGAGTGGCCTGACTGGAATGTTCACATGCATTATTTAGGTTTTTCCAATCTTGATATCACCTATTCCTTCAACGAACAACTGCCTCGTCCAGGGTATTTCAATCCTGATGCA encodes:
- a CDS encoding sodium:solute symporter family protein, whose product is MLLTAIVIYLLITVLIGAWSSKLVKNSNDFVLAGRQLPLFLSASALFATWFGSETIFGASSEYLEHGLQGVIEDPFGGALCLILFGAFYLRPMYRMNVLTIGDVYRKLFGPRVEFFASIFMIPSYFGYVAAQLVALALIFTSVSDLTIAQGILISAGIVVFYTFLGGMWAISITDFIQTTLIVVGLVWVAVLVAEKAGGVMPILESAPEGSYQFLPDMNGISWLNYLGAWMILGIGSIPSQDIYQRVMASKSEKVAIRSTYLAGAFYVTIGLLPLFIALGAKFLYPEIYLENKQLLLPEMVLRHSGLHVQVLFFGALISAIMSTTSSGLLAPSAIISENLIRPYFGSKLKDSHFLWILRLNIVSVAIVATLMAHWKTNIYELVAGASILMMVSLFVPLTAGLYWKKASEMGALMSIVLGMIAFLGFSLVEELPIYPHLPALGISALSMVVGSYIFPHKPKTHVTISHH
- a CDS encoding class I SAM-dependent rRNA methyltransferase — encoded protein: MLPYPIIKLGKSKEISLFRRHHWVFSGAILEKDETLKNGDLVQVHSFKGEFLGVGHFQYGSIMVRVISFQEELIDAAFWEKRLMDAYQVRKSIGLVDSNITNVYRLIHGEGDGFPGLIIDFYNGTAVIQCHQIGMYKHVKEIAQALKVVYSSSLDCVYDKSAETLPKGTGVENRIVLGEPKTTQVLEHGCIYEIDWEKGQKTGFFVDQRENRNLLGSYSKGKKVLNTFCYSGGFSVASLKAGATEVHSVDISTKAIELTDKNVALNVGFEGKHQSIVADVVKYIRDIELDYDVIVLDPPAFAKNIKSRHNAVQAYKRLNAEALKRIQKGGILFTFSCSQVVDKKLFSDTITAAAFEAKRNVRILHYLSQPGDHPINLFHTETEYLKGLVLYVE
- a CDS encoding DUF4136 domain-containing protein; the protein is MRQTYFIFAIAILILSCASQKDFVAEYDFNYSGNFKKYKTFNFVVNAIPEDSIAYFEAIERTITSRLGSQGFRLDQNRPDLLINYKVFNDSVKYRGYEQPNFDYWLNRRTGTVELTEEEELRQREKDETYNRVKFVEKNGLLVIYVIDNKKGNTIWQGYTAGTFDMYAADGQSDLTKATYRIMDQFRLVTRN
- a CDS encoding metallophosphoesterase family protein, whose protein sequence is MMDLFVIGDVHGCFHTYLTLMDQWDPKKEQLIQVGDLVDRGNFSPETIRLAFELKNTFKRSVHFIRGNHEQLLLEHIHEPKLDHWLYNGGQETLAQFEKSELDIEFYANWINTLPFYWENKEVLISHAGVSSFHPDLYHSNHTESVLWNRKPLKNIGRLQIHGHTPVLTGQPQYNQESNSWNIDTAAFRGLALTGIKLKANGTLKEIITLPTLPKDIQKP
- the dtd gene encoding D-aminoacyl-tRNA deacylase produces the protein MIAVIQRVSESTVCINGEIKGIIGAGLMILLGIEEADAQDDMDWLSKKIVHLRIFPDEQGVMNKSILDSGGDILLISQFTLLASTKKGNRPSYIKAAKPDTAIPMYERFIQVLESDLGKAIQTGEFGADMKVSLINDGPVTIIIDSKNKV
- a CDS encoding ABC-F family ATP-binding cassette domain-containing protein; translated protein: MISVDNLSLKFGKRTLFEDVNLKFTPGNCYGVIGANGAGKSTFLKILSGDQDSTSGAINITPGQRMAVLKQNHFEFDEVEVLKVVLMGHHKLYAIMEEKDAIYMKEDFSEADGIRASELEAEFAEMDGWNAESDAAALLSGLGITEDLHYLQMKELAGNQKVRVLLAQALFGNPDILILDEPTNDLDADTINWLEDFLVNFKNLVIVVSHDRHFLDAVSTHIVDIDFGKIRIYSGNYTFWYESSQLAAKQKSDQSKKVEEKRKELQEFIARFSANVAKSKQATARKKMLEKLNVDEIQPSTRKYPGIIFKPEREAGDQIFMTEGLELKDDNAIYFTDVNLMVDKGDKIAFISKTKQAVNKFFQTIMDEIPVQKGSFRWGVTINKAYLPNDNSKFFQTDLNLIDWLRQFSTNQEEAYVRTFLGRMLFTGEETLKKSSVLSGGEKVRCMVSRMMLQNPNLLVMDEPTNHLDLESITAFNNAVIEFNGTVLLSSYDHAFVSTTVNRIIEFTPKGTIDRRMPYDDYLASEEIKALRAKMYDLKG
- a CDS encoding ATP-binding cassette domain-containing protein, which produces MLLQFHQVSVHHGQQVLFENLNFTWNEREHWAIIGDQGQELTDFLQLLLGNRSVVSGKIERPFVRTYALDKGSLGEVFSFRDLIAYVGQEYPFRNKSNLQNFYYQQRFNSMDSEDTVSVEDYLKNTPKRSGYWTLSHVIQLLRLEHLQKESLIKLSNGESRRLAIASALMQQPKLLLMDHPMTGLDVQTRASFNQILQAIQAAGVHILMSTIPSEIPESLTHIAMLKDRFLEVVDRKFIQRISFKKEDPYPLLTKEKLRDLFEPKNYAPVQSLVRLEKVSVRYGEKWILRELSWEVKPGERWLLKGPNGSGKSTLISLLIGEHPQAYANHIVLFDRKRGTGESIWEVKKPTGFVAPELSRFFPRNQTVWKVLLSGFYDTMGLFKKSNPEQELKASQWLGFLKLNSKAHIPFQQLPLADQRILLLARALIKSPQLLIVDEGAQGLDIEQRTRFKFLLEAVLELSSVGLIYVSHYEEDIPRGVTKILELKPS